CTAGGCAGGAGATAATCACTATGCCGTTTGTTGCCCACTTCGTCGATGCATTTGCGTCCATCCTGAACATGGTGTTGTCGCTTTATACCTGGCTCCTCATCATCCGGGCGCTGATCTCCTGGGTCAACCCCGACCCCTGGAATCCGATCGTCCAATTTCTCGCTCGCGTTACCGACCCGGTGTTGCGGCCGATTCAGCAAATGCTGCCGATGTGGCGGTTGGGATTCGATATCTCTCCCATCGTCGCCATCCTGGCGATCCAGTTTATCCAGCGATGGCTGGTGCCTTCCCTTCAAGAGATGGCCTGGACCCTTCGCTGATGGTTCTGGTTCGACAGGAGGGCGAGGCCGCCTCGTTCTGTATCCGCCTGCAGCCGAAGGCGTCCCGCGAAGCGATCGTCGGCGAGGTCGATGGTATCCTGAGGCTCCGGGTGACCGCCCCGCCGGTAGATGGACGGGCCAACGAGGCCTGCCTCCGTCTGCTTGCCAAGGCTCTTGACCTGCCGGTCTCCCGCTTTCGAATCACCGCTGGTCAGCAGGCCCGCGTGAAAACCATCCGGATCACCGAAGCCTCCGCCGATCTCATCCGCACTGCTTTCTGTGACCTGCTGGAGCACCCAAACCGCTAACCCCTACTATACTGGCGGACCAAATTACCTGGAAAAGCATTGCGTTGTCCGTGCAACCGCAGAAGTTGGGCTTGACTCAAGCCCGCGCATTTCCTATACTTCTGTCGGTTTTAGGGGTGTAGAGTGCGAGCGAACAGGAGTGAGCTGCCCGCGGTTTTTGGCTGACTGAGAAGAGAGATGTGATGGACCGAAACCTGGCGCTTGAGTTAGTGCGGGCGACCGAGTTAGCCGCCATTTCGTCGGCGCGTTGGATGGGGTTAGGCAATCCGAGCGCGGCTGATCAGGCTGCGATCGACGCCATGCGTCATGCCTTCGATAACGTCAGCTTCAGTGGTTCCATTGTCATCGGGAAGGGTGAGCGCGGTACGGCGCCAACCCTCTATGTCGGAGAGGTCCTTGGCCAAGGCGATGCCCCTGAAGTAGACATCGCGCTTGATGCCGTTGAAAGCGGGGCGATTGTGGCCAATGGCCGTCCCAATGCCATCTCCGTCATCGCCGCCGCTGAGAAGGGGTCGCTGCGCCAGGTGCCGGAAGCCCACATGGAAAAGATCGCCGTCGGGCCCAAGGCGGCCGGGGCGATCGACATCACCGCCCCGGCAGAGAAGAATCTTCGCGCGATTGCTGAAGCGATGAACTGTTCTGTAGAAGATCTCACGGTGGTCATCCTTGACCGACCTCGCCACGCCGATCTGGTGAGGCAGGTCCGCGGGATCGGCGCGCGCATCAAACTCATTCAGGATGGCGACCTGTCCGCCACTATCGCTGTGGCGTTCGAAGGGACGGGCGTCGACGTCCTCATGGGGGTCGGGGGGGCGCGAGAAGGCGCGCTCGCGGCGACTGCGCTTCAGTGCATTGGGGGTGACATGCAAGGTCGCCTGAAGCCGCTGACGGAAGAGGAGGCAGAGCGCGCACTGAGAATGGGAATCCAGGATCTGGACCGGGTATTTACGATCTCCGATCTGACCGGAGGAGGAGAGTGCGACATCATGTTCGCCGCGACCGGGGTGACTGATGGTGATCTTCTGAAGGGGGTCCGCTTCTTCGGCGGAGGAGCCCAGACGCACTCCCTTGTCATGCGCTCCAGGTCCGCGACCGTCCGCTTCATCGAGTCAACTCACCGCTTCGACCGGAAATCGGTCTCATAGGCCCACATTGCGCATCGCGTTAATCAGTCTTCAGTCTTCAGCCGTCAGCCGTCAGCTCTCTGCATGAAACTAAAAGGTGTACGGGGGGCGCCAGACCTCTTGCCTCAGGAGACCGCGAGGTGGCAGCGCGTCGAAACGGCTACGCGCTTTCTCTTGCAGCGGTACGGCTACGCGGAAATCCGGACCCCAGTCTTTGAACGGACGGAGCTCTTTGTCCGTGGTATCGGCGAGGGGACCGACATCGTCGAGAAAGAGATGTACACTTTCATCGACCAGGGGGAGGTCAATCTCACGCTTCGGCCCGAAGGGACCGCGCCGGTTGCCCGAGCCTATCTCGAACATCAGATGGCCGCCCAGTTCCCCTTGGTGAAGCTGTATTACCTCGGTCCGATGTTCCGTCGGGAACGGCCACAATCGGGACGATACCGGCAGTTCCACCAGATCGGCGTGGAGGCGATCGGCTCCGACCAGCCGGCGGTGGATGCGGAGGTGATCGACCTCCTCTGGGCGCTCATGGTGGAGGAGTTCCGAATTCCTGATCTGCAACTTCGCCTCAATTCGATCGGTGACGCAGCCTGCCGCCCCACGATCCGAGATCGCCTCCGTCGCTATATGACGGATCGGTCGTCAGCGCTCTGCCCGGATTGCCAGGGGAGGCTCACGCGTAATCCGCTCCGGATCATGGACTGCAAGCAACCGGGCTGCCAGCATCTGGTGGCGGAGGCACCAAAACCACTTGAGAGCCTGTGTGAAGCCTGTGCGGCCCACTTCACTGAGGTCCGAGGTCTGCTGGATCACTTGAAGATCCCCTATACTATCGATGAGCGGCTGGTCCGCGGCCTTGAATACTACACAAAAACGGCTTTCGAGGTGATTAATCCCCGCCTTGGCGCTCAGAATGCCTTGGCCGGTGGCGGGCGCTACGATGGCCTGATCGAGGTAGTGGGCGGGCCCTCAACCCCTGCCATGGGGTTCGCTGTCGGGATAGAACGGGTCATAGCCTCGCTTCCGTCAGCCGAAGAGGAGGACGTGCTGCGTGGGATCTACGTTGCCACGCTAGGGCGAGAGGCGCAGCGAGCCGGGATGGGGCTCCTGCAGGAGCTGCGTCGACGCGGTATGCGGGGCCTGATGAATCTCGAAGCGCGCAGTCTCAAGAGTCAGATGCGTCAGGCCAATAAGGAGCGGGTCCGGTACTGCCTGATCTTGGGTGATGAGGAGCTCGGGCGAGGCCAGGCGACGCTGCGGGATATGATGAAGGCCGACCAGACGTCCGTGGAGCTCGTTCATATCGTCGAGCGTCTGATGGGGCTGGAGGGGGTATGAGCACAAGCAGAGGACATCTGACGCGGACGGAGTATTGCGGTTTATTGGGCCCGCAGCACATGGGGCAGCCTGTGGTACTGATGGGCTGGGTGCATCGGCGACGCGATCATGGCGGCCTCATTTTTATCGATCTTCGAGATCGCGAAGGGGTGGTCCAGACGGTCTTCAACCCCGAGCATCATCCGGAAGCCCATGAGGTGGCCAGACGGATGCGCGCTGAATTTGTGGTGGCGATTCGCGGCAGAGTCCAGGCGCGCCCGCCGGGGACCGAAAACGCCGCACTTCCCACCGGGGCTATCGAGATCGTGGTGGAGGAGGCGCAGGTCCTGAATGAGGCGAAGCCGCCGGTCTTTGCAATCGAAGAGGAGACAGACGTCGCCGAGGAGATTCGGCTGACGTATCGGTACCTGGACCTCCGCCGCCCGCCGCTGCTGCGCAACCTGCGCCTGCGTCACAAGGCGGCCCAGGCGGTTCACTGCTATCTGGACAGCCACGGCTTTGTTGAGGTAGAGACCCCCATGCTGACTCGGAGCACGCCCGAAGGGGCCAGGGACTATCTGGTTCCGAGTCGGCTGAACCCCGGGGAGTTCTACGCCCTGCCGCAGTCGCCCCAGCTCTTCAAGCAGCTCCTCATGGTCTCGGGCATGGATCGATACTATCAGATCGTCCGGTGCTTTCGGGACGAGGATCTGCGGGCCGACCGACAGCCGGAGTTTACTCAGATCGACATGGAGATGTCGTTTGTGGATCGAGAGGATGTGCTCCGGGTGACGGAAGGGCTGGTGGCGGCACTCTTTGAAGCGGCCGGCAAGCCTTTACCGCCCAGGCCATTTCCACGACTGACGTATGCCGAGGCGATCGACCGATTCGGCCTCGATGCGCCGGACACCCGGTTCGGGATGGAGCTGACCGACCTGACCGAGTTGTTGCGCGGGATCGATGCCAAGGTGTTTGCCGAGCCGATTGCGCGAGGCGGCGTGGTCAAGGGGATGAATGTCAAAGGGTGCGGCGCATTCTCCAGGACGCAGATTGATGGGCTGGTTGACTGCGCCAAGGGGTTTGGGGCCAAGGGGTTGGCCTGGTTCAAGGTGTCTGCGGACGGGATCCAGTCGCCGCTGACCAAGTTCCTCTATCCGATGATCCTTGAACGGCTTGCTGAGCGACTGAAAGGGGAGGAAGGGGATCTCTTGTTGCTGGTCGCCGATCAGGCAAAGACGGCGGCCGAGGCGCTGGGGCGCTTACGGGTTAAATTAGGCCGTGAGTTGAAGTTGATTGATGAGAGCGCGCTGGCTGTCACTTGGGTCATCGACTTCCCCCTCCTTGAATTCGATCCCGAGCAAGGGCGGTGGCAGGCGATGCATCACCCCTTTACGGCGCCGCTGGACGAGGATCTGCCGTTCTTTGACACCGATCCCGATAAGATCCGCGCCAAGGCCTATGACCTGGTTGTGAACGGGCAGGAGTTGGGGGGAGGCAGCATCAGGATCCACCGCCGGGATGTGCAGAGCCGGATGTTCGGCGCTCTCGGAATCAGCGAGGACGAGGCAAGGGCCAAATTTGGGTTTCTCTTAGAAGCGCTTGAGTATGGCGCCCCGCCCCATGGCGGGATCGCCTTCGGCTTCGATCGGGTTATCGCGCTGCTCGCGGGGGCCGGCTCGATCCGGGACGTGATTGCCTTCCCCAAGACCCAAAAGGCGGTGGACCTGATGACGAACGCCCCTTCGCCTGTCGACTCGAAACAGCTCAGGGAGTTGAAGATTAAGCTGGATCTCGACTGAGATTGCAGCTTTCAGCAATCGGCTATCAGCCTTTAACAGATGGCTGGCTGCTGACAACTAATTGCCGCCTCTGTTGACAGGTCCATGGGGCAGGGATAGGATATAGGAGCGTGGGGTGGTGGCTGTGTCCCATGAGGCAGAGGATAATGAGTAGCGAAGCGGGGAGATGACAGGGGAGCAGGTTCGACCGGAACAAAAGGTTTCCCTGCCTATCGGGGAAGAGATCCGGCAACTGTTTGGTCGCAAGGATGAGGTTAGAAAGCTCATCGAAGAGGCATTACAGGTTAAGCTGGTTGCGCGCAATGGCTTTGTGAGCATCCAGGGTGAGGCGTCAGATGTCGCTGTCGGGGAGCAGGTCGTATCAGAGCTGATCTCGGTGCTGGCGCGCGGTGAGCGCGTGACGCCACAAGACGTGAAGCTGGCCCTTCGGCTCTTTACCAAAAAAGAGGAGGAGGAGTTCAAGCGGATCCAGGGTGAGGTGATCGATGTTTCGTCAAAGAAGCGGCCGGTTCGGCCAAAGGGCCCCGGCCAGCGAAGCTACATCGAAGCCATCCGCCATCACGACATCGTCTTCGCCATAGGGCCGGCCGGGACCGGCAAGACCTATCTGGCCATGGCCATGGCCGTGTCAGCCCTCCTGAGGCACGAGGTCAGCCGGATCATCCTGACCAGGCCCGCCGTGGAGGCTGGGGAAAAGTTGGGTTTTCTCCCCGGCACGCTCTACGACAAGATTAACCCATACCTTCGACCCCTGTACGATGCGCTCTACGACATGATCGAGCTGGAGCGTGTCACCCGTCTGATTGAGATGGGCACCATCGAGATTGCTCCGCTGGCCTTCATGCGAGGCCGGACCTTGAACGATTCGTTTATCGTGCTGGACGAGGCTCAGAATACGACCTCAGAGCAGATGAAGATGTTTTTGACGCGCCTTGGCTTCGGTTCAAAGACCGTCATTACGGGGGACATTACCCAGGTCGATCTGCCCACCGACAGACGCTCCGGACTGATCGAGGTGCAGCGTATTCTGAAAGGGATCGAGGGGATCAAGTTCGCTTATCTCGGCGAGGAGGACGTGGTGCGACACGAGTTGGTGCAGCAGATTGTCAGGGCCTACGAAATGTACCAGACCTCCACACCACCAGCCGAGGGGCGATAGGAGGGCGCCAGATGGCGCCCGACACGAGTAGCAGCGGTATCATTACCAGTATGCAGTCGCCGGCTGCGCGCCGGCTGCTCCACGCTCCCCGTGTGGTCTCCTCCTGGTTCCATTGGGCCACCGGGCGCCTCGAGCGCCATCCGGGTGCGCTGTATGTGCTCTGTAGCGTGGCCGTTCTCACGATCATCCTCCTCATCGCATCTTCCCCGGTACTCCCGGCTGGAATCCTTCCACTCCTTGGGATCTGCCTCCTGGTCAGCCTCCTGCTTGGAAGCCTCTGCCTGTACATCTGGACGCTCCAGCCCAAGTCGATGCGACAGCCGAAGAGTCTGTTCCTCCTCGCGTCGGTGATCTTGTTGACGGTGGCTATCACCCGCTCGTTTTTCTTCTTTCTGCCCTCCGCCCACCAGGCGCTCCCTCATGTGCCTGCGAGCGCCCTCGAATACTCGATCCCTGTCGCCTTGGGAGGTCTGCTCCTGGCGCTCCTCTTCAATAGTCGCCTGGCCTTTGCAGGCGCTCTTGCTATCAGCATCCTGACCTCCCTCGTAGCGGCTGACGGGTTCCGCTTCTTCCTGTATAGTCTTGTGAGCAGCCTTGCTGCGATCTTCGCCCTCGTGGGTCAGAAAGATCGAGCTACCCTGCTTAAAGCGGGAGCGGCTGTCGGGCTGGCCAATCTCTACTCAATCCTGGCCTGGTCGTTGCTCTCCGGGACCACAGAGTGGCTTGGTTTTCACCTGCTCTGCGGTCTTGCCGGCGGGTTGTTTGTCGCGATCCTGTCGCTTGGCCTGCTCCCGCTGTTCGAATATCTGTTCGAGGTGGCTACCGATTTTCGATTGCTGGAATTGTGCAACCTGAACCATCCCCTCCTGAAGGAGATGATACTCAAGGCCCCAGGTACCTACCACCACAGTGTTGTGGTGGGTACCCTGGCCGAGGCGGCCGCTGAGGCGATCGGCGCGAATGCTCTGCTGTGCCGGGTGGGCGCGTACTACCACGACATCGGGAAAATCACCAAGCCTTCGTACTTCGTCGAGAATCAGCAGAATGTCCGGAGTCGACATGAAAAGCTGGGCCCGAGCCTCAGCAGCTTGGTGATCGTATCTCATGTGAAGGGTGGCATCGAACTGGGTCGGGCCTACGGCCTTCCCCAGACCGTGCTGGAGATGATCCCGCAGCACCACGGCACCAGGCTCATCCTTTTCTTTTACCACAAGGCCAAGGGTACAGAAGAAAGCGACCAAGGCGAGGTTCAGGAAGAGAAGTTTCGGTATCCGGGGCCGAAACCTCAAACCAAGGAGGCGGCCATTCTGATGCTGGCCGACGCCGTTGAGGCAGCGTCGCGGACCCTCACCGAGCGGACACCCGGGCGGTTCCAGGCGCTGGTTGCGAAGATCGTGAATGCTATTTTCGCGGATGGGCAACTCCGCGAATGCGAGCTGACCTTCAGTGAGCTTCGCCTCATTGAGGAGAACTTCATTCGGATTCTTAGCGGCATCTACCACCGACGGGTAGAGTATCCCGGATTCGCCTTTGAGGAGTCTGCCGGTAGAAGGGGGGCGAATGGCACTGCAGGTCATAAATCGACAAAGGAAGATCAGGCTCGACACGAGATTTCTAAAAAAGGTCGGGCAGACTACCCTCGTCACAGCAGGGGCTCATGAGGCCGAGTGCGGGCTGTTGCTGGTCAGCGATCGGGCTATGACCCGCCTGAACCGGCAGTATCGAGGGATAGCCAAAAGTACGGACGTCCTCTCATTTCCGATGCGCGAGGGTCCGCTTGCGTCGCTATCGCCGAATCTGCTCGGGGATGTGGTGATCTCAGCCGAAATGGCCGATCGACAGGCCACAGCGGCGGGTCGCTCGCTTCGAGACGAGTTGGTCGCGCTCCTGATCCATGGCATCCTACACCTCCTCGGCTACGACCATCAGACGCCATCAGAGGCGAAGAGGATGAAACGCCTCGAAAGGCAGTTCGGTCTCCCGTTCATCGAGACAGAAGGTGGATGAGCGTGGTGGACTCGCTGAAACCGTTTCGCTGTGCGCTCGACGGGATCGTGGATGCGATCTCAACACAACGCCACCTGCGCATTCATGGTGTTGTGGCCGGCCTTGTCGCGCTGCTCGGGGTGCTGCTGGGGTTGCCGTATACTGATCTCCTGCTGCTGCTCATGGCTATTGCGCTTGTGGTCATCACAGAGCTTCTCAATACTGCAGTGGAGTTGACCGTGGACCTCACATCACCCGTTTTTCACCCGATTGCCAGACGGGCAAAGGACATCGCCGCCGGCGCAGTTCTGATCGCTGCGTTGGCCTCGGCTGCTGTCGGCATCATTATCCTTGCGCCTCCCCTGTTTCGCGCCTTCGTCGCAAGTCCATTGTCCGCAAAGTCGGCTATGCTGGCGGTGATTGCCATCGGGCTGGGGGCAAGCATATTCACCGCGCTCTTGCCGCGCCGGTTCGGGCAGGACCCTTCCAGCGAATCAGTTCCCAGGCGAAGATGACCATCGGTTCGAGGCCGCACATCACAGGATTGGGGTATGAACAGTTATAAATCCGGCTTTGTTGCGATTATTGGACGCCCCAACGTGGGCAAATCGACCCTCATGAACCGCCTGCTCGGACAGAAGGTTTCAATCGTGTCTCCCAGGCCGCAGACGACCAGGGCAAAAATTCTGGGGATCAAGAGCCTGCCTGGGGCGCAATTGATCTTTCTGGATACGCCAGGGATCGACAAGTCGGGTGGCTATTTCCACCGGCTGATGGTGAAGACGGCTACGAACAGCCTGGAGGGGACAGATCTGGTCCTCTGGATGGTAGAAGCCCCTAATCCACTCTCTCAGGACGACAAGCTGATTCTGGAGGCCCTGAGGAGCGTCAAGTCCCCGATCCTTCTCGCCATTAATAAGGTCGATCTCGTTGAGAAAGAAAGGTTGCTGCCCACGATTGATCGCTTCCGGGCACTGCTGCCATTTGCCGAGATTGTTCCCATCTCCGCCACGAAAGGCGACAACGTTGCGCTCCTTGAGTCGCTGCTGGTCCAATACCTCCCGGAGGGACAGCCTTTGTATCCTCTTGATCAGTTGACTGACCAGCCCGAGCGGTTCATTATCGCCGAGCTGATTCGCGAGAAGGTCTTTCGTTTGGTCTACCAGGAGATACCGTATGCGGTTGCCGTTCTGGTGGAGCAGGTGAGGGAGCGGGAAGGGCGGGCGCTCACCGACGTCGAGGCAACTATTTATGTCGAGAAAGATTCGCAAAAAGCGATCATTATCGGGCGCGGGGGGGCCATGCTGAAGAAAATCGGGGAGTTAGCCAGACCGGAGATTGAGATGCTGCTCGGCACCCAGGTATTCTTGAAACTGTGGGTCAAGGTTCGCAGCGACTGGCAGAAGGATGATGAGGTACTCAAGCGGCTTGGCTATTTGCAACCATAAAAACATTGCGGGTTTCGAGATCCGAGCCCCTAGCCCCTAACCCCTAGTTCGAAAAATGCCTTTACACACAACCGAAGCGATTGTGATCGGCGGACATAATCTTGGCGAGGCAGATCGGATTATTCCGTTCTTTACGAGGAAATTAGGGAAGGTCCGGGCGGTTGCCCGTGGGGCAAGGCGGGTTCGCAGCCGATATGGCGGGACCCTTGAGCTGTTCACGCTTGGGCAGCTTGTCTTCTTCGAGTCGCCCAACCGGACCCTCCACAAGATCAACGAGTTCTCTGTTATCGAGCCGTTCGCCGAGCTCAAGGCAGATCTTGGGAGGCTGAGCCGGGGAGCCTACCTCGTGGAATTGGCGGGTGCATCTATCGAGGAGGGGGAGTCAAGCGAGGAGATCTTTCTTTTGCTTCGGGATGCCTTAACGCTGCTTGCCTTGCATGATGACTCGCGACTCCTTAGATCGTTTGAGATCCGCCTCCTCAGAATTGTCGGATACCTTTTGGAGCTCTATCACTGCCTGGTCTGTCGGTCCGTACTGGAGTCCATCGCTGAACCCGCCATCAGCCCGACCCGTGGTGGGCTTGTCTGTTCCAGATGCCTCTCACGAGCGCCAGATAATTTACCTATCTCTCTGGAATCATTGGGATTCCTGCGCTCAGTTCTGCACGGCAGACTGGAGCAGTCGCTTGCTTCGCCTCTTTCCCATCCTCATCTTACCAGCCTTCAAGAGGTTTTGCGGGTGTGCATTGCGCACTTCTTCGGTAAAAGACTTCGGTCTGTTGCCTTCCTAAGCCTCGTCGAATAGAGCGTTAGTGGAGGAGGCGTGTATGCGGGCGTTGCGTTTGAATAGTACGCGCCCGATCGAAGATCACCCGCTCACGCTGGTCGAGCTGTCGCCGCCGATCCCTGGCCCAGGTGAACTTCGCCTGCGGGTCCAGGTCTGCGGGCTCTGCCGGACCGACCTGCACATCATCGAAGGCGATCTCTTGCTTCCCACGCTCCCCATCGTGCCCGGCCACCAGATCATCGGCATCGTCGATCAGGTGGGAGCGGGCGTAACGCGCTTTCAGGCAGGCGATCGGCTGGGCGTTCCCTGGCTGTACTCCACCTGTGGCCGATGCGCCTTCTGCCGGCGGGATCAGGAAAACCTCTGCGACGCAGCCCGTTTTACCGGCTACCACGTGAATGGGGGGTATGCGGAGTTCGTGGTTGTGCGGGATGAATTTGCGTACCCGCTCCCGACCGGCATCTCGACGGCCCACGCGGCCCCCTTGCTCTGCGCAGGGGTCATCGGCTTGCGCGCCCTTCGACTGAGCGAGGTCAGGCCCGGCGAACGTCTGGGGCTGTATGGGTTCGGCGGCTCGGCGCACATTGCCATCCAGGTGGCGGTCCACTGGGGATGCGAGGTCCTTGTCTTTACCCGGAGCGAGGCACACCGCGCCATGGCCAGGCAGCTCGGCGCCCACTGGGCGGGTCAGGCGGAGGCCGACCCGCCTGGACTGCTCGATAGCGCGGTCATCTTTGCGCCTGCCGGACGGCTGGTGCTGCAGGCGCTTCGGGTCCTCAGGAAGGGCGGCACGATCTCACTTGCCGGCATCACCATGAGTCCGATCCCGGAGCTTGACTATGCCCTACTCTACCAGGAGCGGACCGTTCGGAGCGTGGCCAACAGTACCCGTCAAGATGTGCGTGACCTCCTGCGCTTGGCAGTCGAGATCCCGATTCGAACCGAGGTCCACACCTTTCCCCTGGATGAGGCTAATCACGCTCTCCAGCTCCTTAAGCAAAGCCGGTTCAGCGGCGCCGGAGTCCTGACTATCTCCTAGTGTCTTCGAGTGCTTTATTTTTCGTTGACAGCCCTGGGAGTGTGATGTAAAGTAACTACTCGCGTCGCCTCGTAACGTAATCTTCACGTTCTCGGGAGAACGGTGCCGGAGAAGGCGAGGAATGGGGACGACAACCGCTAGTCAAAGTAGATCGCTATCCGCCAAGGATCACATGCACGAGTGCGCTGAATCACAGCAGTCTCTCCTTCTCCCTCAAGCCAACCAGCATAAGACCCTTCGAATCGTCCTGATCAAACCCTCACAATACGATGATGATGGGTACGTCATCCGCTTTTGGAAAGCCGTACTGCCCAGCAATACCCTGAGTGTCCTCCAGGGCTTGACCGAAGACATCAAGAGGCGCCGTGTCCTCGGCGACATTACTATCCAGGTCGATACCTTTGATGAGGTAGCGGAAAAGGTCCCAGTGGCGCAGATCGTGAAATGGAGCCGCCATCCTTTCACGAAGCTGGTGGTATGTCTCGTCGGAGTCCAGACCCCCCAGTTCCCCAGGGCGCTCGAAATGGGGAAGCAGTTCCGAAAGTATGGGATTGACGTCATGATGGGGGGATTCCATACCAGCGGAACCATCAATATGCTTGGCGATCAGGGGCCGGACATCCAGGAGCTCTATCGAGAATCGATCGCAGTAGTCTCCGGCGAGGTTGAAGGACATTGGGAAGGGATGCTGGCCGATCTCCTCAACGGACAACTGAAACCCCTCTACTCCTTTGCACAGGACCTCAAAGAGCTTGTGGACATCGACAATGCCCCCTTGCCCATCATCAGCCGCAAAACGATGAAGCACTTTGCCAGGCCCAACTTTGGAACGGTTGAAACCTCTCGAGGCTGCCCATTTTCGTGTAGCTTTTGTACGATCATCAACGTACAGGGTCGGATGATGCGGGAGCGTTCTCCAGAGGTAATCGCGGAGCTCATTCGAAGAAATTACACTGAACATCGGATCGACTTTTACTTTTTCACTGACGATAACTTTGCCCGGAAGAAGTGGTGGCGCGAAACCTTTGAAGCAATCATCCGCCTGCGCGAGGAGGGGATCAAGATCTCCTTTATGATGCAGGTGGACTTGGCCCGCAAGCCGCAAGACTTCGTGCGTCTCGCAGCCGAGGCCGGCTGTACCCAGGTATTCGTCGGCATGGAGAGCGTCAACCCTGACAACATCAAAGCCCAAGGCAAGGGACAGAACAAGGTTGAGGAGTATAAGGCCATTATTGGCGAGTGGCACAACGTCGGCGTTGCTGTCCACGTGGCCTACATTATCGGTATGCCCTTTGATACGAAGGCGCAGGTGGCCCTCGACATGCAGTATCTTATGGATGAGATCCAGCCGGATCAGGCCTCCTTCTTTATGCTGACTCCGCTGCCTGGTTCCCAGGACCACAAAGAAATGCAGGAACACGGCGAGTGGATGGACCCCGATCTCAATAAGCGAGATTCTTTTCACGCCACAACCGCACACCCCAATATGACCACCGAGGAGTGGACCGCCGCGTATCAGGAGGCTTGGCGGGCGTTTTACAGTAAAGAGAATATGGCGAAGATCCTGTCACGATGGCAGCACGCCCCGAGGACATATTGGAATCTCCTGAATGTCTACCTGTGGTACAAGAACGCGGCCCTGATCGAAAAGCAACATCCGATGGTGGCCGGCTTTTTCCGCTTGAAGGACCGGCTGACGCGGAGACCAGGATGTTCGGTTGATCCGCTGCCGGTCCATCTTTGGAAGCGTACGAAAGAGGTGTACCGTCTGTTCGTGGCATGGGCTCGATTCCTGAAGGAGATGGAAGAGGTCTGGCTTCAGTCCCGCCCTCGAACTGAAAGAGAAAGGCGAGTACTCGATGAGGTGCAGCGGATACAAGGAGAGATCTGGCAGACCTTAAAGGTTGCGGAGTGGCAAAAGGCATATAATGATGCCAAGGCGGCGCTACCCTCCAAGGCCCGGAGCCTGCTCGATCCCTTTGAGGAACTCTCCTCCAAGATGTTGCTCAGCCGCCGGGACCTGAATGTGTTCCTGAAGAAGTGGGGAAGCCTTCAGGCCAAGATCCAGACACTGCATCGCGGTTGGGCATGGGGAGACGGACCTGCCAAGAAATGGCTTGAGCAGCTCTATGCGCTCCATCGAGATGCTCGGCAGGGCATGAAGGTTCGTGAATGGCAAGAGGTCTACTCCGGCCTCAGGGGAAGGCTCCCGTCACGACTGGATCTGCTCTA
Above is a window of Candidatus Methylomirabilis sp. DNA encoding:
- a CDS encoding YggT family protein; translation: RQEIITMPFVAHFVDAFASILNMVLSLYTWLLIIRALISWVNPDPWNPIVQFLARVTDPVLRPIQQMLPMWRLGFDISPIVAILAIQFIQRWLVPSLQEMAWTLR
- a CDS encoding DUF167 domain-containing protein, with the protein product MVLVRQEGEAASFCIRLQPKASREAIVGEVDGILRLRVTAPPVDGRANEACLRLLAKALDLPVSRFRITAGQQARVKTIRITEASADLIRTAFCDLLEHPNR
- the glpX gene encoding class II fructose-bisphosphatase; this encodes MDRNLALELVRATELAAISSARWMGLGNPSAADQAAIDAMRHAFDNVSFSGSIVIGKGERGTAPTLYVGEVLGQGDAPEVDIALDAVESGAIVANGRPNAISVIAAAEKGSLRQVPEAHMEKIAVGPKAAGAIDITAPAEKNLRAIAEAMNCSVEDLTVVILDRPRHADLVRQVRGIGARIKLIQDGDLSATIAVAFEGTGVDVLMGVGGAREGALAATALQCIGGDMQGRLKPLTEEEAERALRMGIQDLDRVFTISDLTGGGECDIMFAATGVTDGDLLKGVRFFGGGAQTHSLVMRSRSATVRFIESTHRFDRKSVS
- the hisS gene encoding histidine--tRNA ligase, with the translated sequence MKLKGVRGAPDLLPQETARWQRVETATRFLLQRYGYAEIRTPVFERTELFVRGIGEGTDIVEKEMYTFIDQGEVNLTLRPEGTAPVARAYLEHQMAAQFPLVKLYYLGPMFRRERPQSGRYRQFHQIGVEAIGSDQPAVDAEVIDLLWALMVEEFRIPDLQLRLNSIGDAACRPTIRDRLRRYMTDRSSALCPDCQGRLTRNPLRIMDCKQPGCQHLVAEAPKPLESLCEACAAHFTEVRGLLDHLKIPYTIDERLVRGLEYYTKTAFEVINPRLGAQNALAGGGRYDGLIEVVGGPSTPAMGFAVGIERVIASLPSAEEEDVLRGIYVATLGREAQRAGMGLLQELRRRGMRGLMNLEARSLKSQMRQANKERVRYCLILGDEELGRGQATLRDMMKADQTSVELVHIVERLMGLEGV
- the aspS gene encoding aspartate--tRNA ligase, yielding MSTSRGHLTRTEYCGLLGPQHMGQPVVLMGWVHRRRDHGGLIFIDLRDREGVVQTVFNPEHHPEAHEVARRMRAEFVVAIRGRVQARPPGTENAALPTGAIEIVVEEAQVLNEAKPPVFAIEEETDVAEEIRLTYRYLDLRRPPLLRNLRLRHKAAQAVHCYLDSHGFVEVETPMLTRSTPEGARDYLVPSRLNPGEFYALPQSPQLFKQLLMVSGMDRYYQIVRCFRDEDLRADRQPEFTQIDMEMSFVDREDVLRVTEGLVAALFEAAGKPLPPRPFPRLTYAEAIDRFGLDAPDTRFGMELTDLTELLRGIDAKVFAEPIARGGVVKGMNVKGCGAFSRTQIDGLVDCAKGFGAKGLAWFKVSADGIQSPLTKFLYPMILERLAERLKGEEGDLLLLVADQAKTAAEALGRLRVKLGRELKLIDESALAVTWVIDFPLLEFDPEQGRWQAMHHPFTAPLDEDLPFFDTDPDKIRAKAYDLVVNGQELGGGSIRIHRRDVQSRMFGALGISEDEARAKFGFLLEALEYGAPPHGGIAFGFDRVIALLAGAGSIRDVIAFPKTQKAVDLMTNAPSPVDSKQLRELKIKLDLD
- a CDS encoding PhoH family protein — encoded protein: MTGEQVRPEQKVSLPIGEEIRQLFGRKDEVRKLIEEALQVKLVARNGFVSIQGEASDVAVGEQVVSELISVLARGERVTPQDVKLALRLFTKKEEEEFKRIQGEVIDVSSKKRPVRPKGPGQRSYIEAIRHHDIVFAIGPAGTGKTYLAMAMAVSALLRHEVSRIILTRPAVEAGEKLGFLPGTLYDKINPYLRPLYDALYDMIELERVTRLIEMGTIEIAPLAFMRGRTLNDSFIVLDEAQNTTSEQMKMFLTRLGFGSKTVITGDITQVDLPTDRRSGLIEVQRILKGIEGIKFAYLGEEDVVRHELVQQIVRAYEMYQTSTPPAEGR